Genomic window (Pongo abelii isolate AG06213 chromosome 4, NHGRI_mPonAbe1-v2.0_pri, whole genome shotgun sequence):
GGTTCTATTAGATGGATGGAGCTTATAGGGAAGGTGGGAAATGgtagagggaaggaaaggaagagttgaatttctttcttcccttggcTTTTATCCCAGTGAGCAAATGACTTGTATACATGAGGCCACAATTCAGACATGGAGATAAAGTTGAGTCATTAAAACCACAAGCTGACTCAATCATGGGCCTGAAATAGCAGCTGTAATACAATCACATGGATTCTTCCCCTTGACACTCAAACCATTGTTCTCCCACACCCTGCGGATCACAGGAGTTTACATGTTGCTTTTAATGAACCAAGCCTGATAGTAACTCTCCTCTTCCAACTCCTCAATGAGTCTTTGTATACTGGTCACTCCCCCAGGTCTCCAGAGACCGGAAGAATttaacattcctttaaattctagGGAAAAAACTAGTGTCTTTGAATAGGGACAGCTGCCTCTCTGGAAAAAAGGAGGGCTATGAGGCAGATATGCTCCACAGtgcctctgtttttttttagCTCAAAGCAATCAGCCAAGAGGAATAGTCAGAGACAGTCAGGCAAGGGGTGGAACAGCGAAATCCAGTAGCCGCATAGAGAAACCTATAGCCAGTGGAGACTTTGTATTTTGAGAATGGGGCCATCTAAGTccagcctctctctcttctcctcttaaTCCTGTTGTCACTGCACAAAAAAATATTAGAGCTGGAAGGGACCCTGGAGACCATTCATTCTAGTCCAACTCTCATTTTATACCTGAGGAACTGAGTCCCAGAAACATTAAGTGACTTGCTTAGGATAACACAGACAGCATCAAAACTAGATGTGACTTTAGGTCTTTTGATCCCTACCTAGCCCTGTGTTCTTTGTAATCTACTCTGATGGCTATCCTCCTGTTTATGTTTAATGTGAGGCCACATCACATCACTTTACATGATGTGAATGCACGAAGGTCTAAAGAGTTACCAGAATAACTACGAATGTCTCCCCTGAGATTCTCCCAGATATATTCAAGTGTATTTAGTGGACCCAGAGCCTAGAAAGATAAGCTTATAGGCTAGAGCcacttaaaatatatgtaattgtcATTTCACCTACTTTCCAATTTAGTATCTCCTAATATAAGTCTCCTCCTATTCCCTCTTGCATGGGAGAGAGTACTTTGACTAATTCAGGTCCTCTGCTGGAAGGTTAGTTTCCAACAaaattcctccttcctccacctgTGAGTTCTGATTTTCCACTTGGAAAGAAGTGAAGAATGGGGCTTCCCCAGCAGAGGGAAGCCACTGATGTCTGGCTACCTGTGCACAGGAAGCATCTGGGATTCTAGTATAGTTCCACAGGAAGAGGCTTAAAAGGGAATTCCCCACCAAAAAGTCTGATGCCAGGCACTTAGCTGACggggtcaaaaacaaaaacaaaaacaaaaacaataagatGCAATGTATTTTTGTAAGGCTAGAAATGCTTAATGTTAAGGCCACATCACCTTATGTGATCAGTAGGAAATAACGTTGTAAGAACCTATAAAGACGAAATACAGGAGTAATAGTACCTCTAGCTGTACTCTCCTTGCAAACACCTATCTATAAGACTAAATGCTCGAGCCCAGAGAGTACTCAGCTCTTCATATCCACTTCTCCCCCGCCTTTAGAAAGCCTGTACTCAGAGAATGCCAGAAAATGGGTAAGAACTTTGACTCGGGAGCTTTCAGTTTGGGGAACATTCTGATGTCATACAGGAGAACCCTCAGAAGGGAGTATCACTCTGGTTATTCAGAGTACAGGTAGAAATGGGCAGCCAGCCACTACAGATGAAACTCACAGTGATGGCTGTTGTTGGGCCAGAATACTGAGTTTACATAGGCTATCATGCTCTAAGGTCCCCCTTTCCAGGCTGTGGCAGGTACTACAGGCCCTACAGATACCACTGTATTAATAGCTAAGCACTGGCCAAAGCAAGCTGTGTAACTCCTTCTGTTTACAATAATCTCAAAGTATAACTATCAAATGGGCCTACACAATGCAACAGCCAAGAAATAGGGAACATACATTTAAGTCCCTCTGAAGTAGAAACCTTTAATGATGCCTTTTTTTGTAATTCCCACTCTTCAAATCAGTAAAGAAGCCACCACTCCTAGCCTCAAAAGACCTTCACTAGACACGATAGTGCAGGTCAACTCCACATGACGGGCAGCCTTGCCTATACCTTCTTTTGAATTAGTCCCTTGGCCACTGTAAGCTTCCCTCAAAGGGAACTTATTCATTAATCTTTTCCCATACTAATGCCTGGATCACTTGTCCTAGCTCCATAATTCTTTTTAGAATCTCTAGCTCAATGTAATCCACTTAGATCTTCCAAAGGATGTGAAAGGAGATTGCAGGGCAGTGATGGGGGGAAGGCAAGGGCAATAGAGGCTAACTGCACTCAAGGGAAAGGTAGTTTTCAGACACGCCATAATCCTTCAATTGAGATGCTCCTCTATATTTTTCTATCTGGGAATAATGATGCCTAAACCTGTCTACAAAATTTTATACTTTCTATTATTAGTTCTCTCTATGTATGTCTTCTGCTTGTGAAGTCCAGAGTAAGgactcttattttttctttgaatttcaatCCATACCTAATATACATTTTGTATTTAGATCAACTTTTGTTCATACACACAAATGCCCACTCAAATCCCTGGGTCCTGCAGCTCAGTTCCTTTGTTCCAAATATCTGCTTCAAGAGTGGGGAGAAATGCAGCCTAATCCAATGTAAATGATTTATTGCCAGTCCCTTAAACCCCAGTTTTCTAAGTCGCTACTCTGTAACATGGGAAGAAGAGGACTAGATAATCCGTTCTGGATGCAGGGACTAAAAAGATGCTTAGAGCATCATTATTTGCTCTTTAGCCGCAGACTGGCAGGAGTAGAGAGCCCTCACCCCCTTCGACACCCAGGATAAGCTCCATGTGCTTACTTACCTTGACGGGGCCCTCTCTTCCGTCGGAATGCTGCCCCTGACTGCAGGGCTTCTAGAAGACTGTCCATCACACCTGTCTCATCGCCCTCTGTTATAAAGAACAAGATGGAGATGTGAACTCTTCAGCCAGAGCAGCATGGCAAGTATCAAGCCCCACACAAAATGCATGGCCATTGCTTGATTTCCCCTCTCCCACAGCAGCTGGCAgctaagaagagacaaagagagcTCAGCCTTAAGTCTCACACGCTCATGTTTACTTGTATCTGCTCAAAAATGGTTAAAACAAAAGATCTCATTGCCTATTATCCAACGCAGACCTTGGGATATTTTCCCGCAATGCCATCCTCCCCACCCAATCAGGACTAGAAACAAAATTATACAACTGCCCAACTCCAAGACCAGGATAAGTAGAGACTATGATTGTGAAATTAGTAAGCAACTATATCACTCCCTCTTTATCCTAAAGTGTTTCGCCTGGTTAGGTTTCAGAGCAGGGCTGAAGAAAGACCACTGATCAAAGAGTGCACTTTCCTGAAGTACTGCCTCCAGTGCCTAAGTCTTCCTGATGTCTAAGTCCTCTGCATCTAAGAGGAGCAGCCTGGCTGGAATACAAAGAGTTAATGTAGAATCCTTGTTCTAGCCTGGCTCGGTTTCCATGGCAACAGCTTAGGATAGTGAAATCTGAAACTGTGAAATCCCAAAAAGTCCATAGGCTGCCAGATCCAAGGCTGGGGCTCACTGCTCCCAGCGCCACCTGCTGGCTGAGCATCACCAGTGCAGCTGCCCTACATTCCACCCTCATTTGCTTGACCTGGGTACTGGAAACTGGGCAAGGTCCATTACGCCACCTGTTGACCGTGTGCAGCCCTCATCCCACATGTCAGCGGGACTCCACCTTCCCCCACTGCATCCTAGCCAGTACCTGGGGACAAACCCTGAAGTcccaggggaaggggaaggataCTTGGTGTAGGCTTTAATAGCATTACAAAGTTGTGGCTTACAACTAAGGGCAAGGAAATTGCtttacagaaaagtataaaaagtCCCTGGTAGCAAGAGGTATCAGACCAGCCCTTGTGCCTGTGCTCTGTAAAATACTGATTCCTAACAAACTCAGCAGCTCTGTGAACACCTCTTCATTTGCAGAAGGCTCGTGGCCCCTCAGGTTCGGAGGAGGGTGGCATCAGCTCAGTGCTGTGTGAGCAGTGTATGCTGTATTTCTGCTGCCCACAGAGAGAGCAGTGGGGGCGAAGGGGTAGGGAATCTGCAGCAGGAAACAAGCAGAGACAGGAAACAGAGGGCCAGTAATTGAAACCATATGTTTCAACAAAGACATGCTTCTGGTGAAACAGAGATTCTGCTGAAGAAAGAAGAGGGTGACCGGCTCCCCACCCGCTCCAAAAGTTCAATCCATTTAAAATCTAATCGTGTGTACAACTGGGCTAAGGTACTAGGGACATAGTACTTTGTGAAATAAGCAGAAAGGGAAGACACGCCACAATTAAAAGATGGGAGGAGCatcaggaaaatattttagagaaaaaaacccGAAAGATGTAGTGGAGGGAATGAGAACAGGCCAGAGGAACGTTTGGACTGACAGAAGGAAGACAGTATATATCACAGCAATACCACAATCACAGGGGAATGACAGAGAATGCAAGAGCcagcaaaggagagaaaaggtAATAGTTTAACCAGGGCAAGTTGGAATGCGCATGTATCTGAATTGGGGTTAAAGTCCGGCATCGGGATCTTGGAGGTAGAAGACTGCCAAAAATCATTTGCCAGGAGGTGAGCTCAGacatgagactctgcctctagaCTCTAGGCAGAGAAGTCTTCCCAACATTCCTATCTCAGCCCATCAACCCGTCTTCACTCCTCACCTGCATTCATGTCTATGAGTTGCTCTCTCTTCTGCTGCTTCTCTAGCCGCTCCTTCTCTGCCTTTTCCTTGGCTAGTTTTGCTCGCCTCatcttttcttctgtctcccGCCGCTTCTGGTTCTCCTTGACTGCTTGCtggggcagggaagaggaggaaggaacacATGGGCACTGTATACCTACTACCAGCCAACAGGAACCCAGGGGAAAGCGAGAAATGCCCACAAAAGATTCAGTCAGCAAGTATCCCTTGCTCACCAAAAACATATTCCGAAAATTGTGAAGATCCATGAAAAATTCTTCAACAGACAACTTCTTGGGGTCAAAGAGGAAGTACTCGCCCAGCTCCTTATAGAGGGTCTCCATGTTAGAATGCATCATCCGCAGCTTGTTATACTGTTCCTGTGCATCCTTCACAAAGCTGTGCAGCCAAGGAGTAAAGGACCAAGACCAAAACCAAGAAGCAGACACACTTCTCTAGCCCAAGGAATTACTCAAAGATGAGTACTGGCATGCAAAGGGATGTTCAATacagcactgtttataatagcaaaaaccaAAGCCATGTAAGTACCCCTAAATAGGGGAATAGTAAACCATGAACTATGGTACACCTATAAAAAAAGAAGCTGGCAGTTTAAacggttgttttttgtttgtttgtgtttttttgtttgtttgagacagggtcttgttctatcgccgggctggagtgcagtggcgcgatcttggctcattgcaacctccacctcctgggttcaagcaattctcctgcctcagcctcccaagtagctggaactacaggtgcgcaccatcacaccaagctaatttttttgtatttttagtagagatggggtttcaccatgctgaccaggatggtcttgatctcttgacctaaAAGGGGGTTTTCTATAAATACTATTATGGAAACATGGCCAAGACATACGTGCAAAACACAATACAATGcagtttttgtttaaaataaatgtatgaggTGCAAATCAGAATAAAGTCCAGTGGCAGTGGTTACctttggggaggggaaggagagggaagcatGTGTGAGCGTATGTAGTGGAGATGGGGTACAGGCAGGGGAGTTGGGGGACTTTTATAGTTGATCTGCATGGTTTGCTTCCACTCCACAACAATGGAATGCTCTCAGGAACtatgcagcctgggcaacaaagtgagaccccatctctaaagaaaaaaaaggttaaaaaagtttagcagggcctggtggcacatgcctgtagtcccagctaccaaggaggctgagtgggtaaggatcgtttgagtccaggaggtcaaggctgcagtgaggcgtgatggcaccactgcactccagcctgggtgacacagagagagcctgtctcaaaatactgacaaacccaaaaaactatgtatttaaagaaaaagagttttttaagagaaaaaaaattgcatattgCCCTATCTATCCTGTTTTTCCCCCACTACAGGaagttttctttcccttcctagGAACAACTCCCTCCTTTCAAGAGAGGATATGGTCATTTTTTCAACAAACTTGTCTTTTTCATCTGTGGCAGCTGGGAAATTCTGAACATCACGTTCCACatcagaaatttgtttcttcatctgatcTAGGTTCTTTTGCAAGTTTTCagcagaaactaaaaaaaaaaaaaacaccataaaaACACAGCAAGAGCTTACCAATAATCCCAGCCTCAACACCCCTTAGTTTCACCTTTCAGAGCATAGCTTCAGTCTATACACACATTCTGGTACTTAATAATCTTAGTTCCTTATGTACTTTAGTTGTGTCACATACTTAAGTTTTCATCTTTCCAGTGAGACTACAAATTATTTGATCATTGAACCTCCAGCCTTCACAAGGTATGCAGTACTAGGAATAGAAGAGAGACTTCATTTAATTTAACATGAATCTATGAAATCCCCTGAGATCTTGGTCTCATTTATTTTAGAGAACAGGGTTTGGGAGGAAGGAGatatacatagaaatatagaGGCGGGGGCAGAAATCTGTTCCAATTTCCAGTGAATGCTGCTTTTTCTTTGTCTAGTTCCAGGAGAGTAAGGCCTAATTTTTGTTAATATAGTCCATGTTTTCTTAATGAAAAGAACTATTAACCTAGACTAAAAACACCTGCCTTTCTAGCTGTTTTTTGGTGTTTGGTGTTTCCTTAGGAAGAGAAAGAGTGCTTCCTATTTCTACACATAAAGATCTCTCCTCAGCCTTACCTTACGCTCTGCCCTTGTGACTTAGGCACCATGCCTAAATCCTATCTCATTTCTACTTGAAATAGTCTGAACTGAAAATGCTCTCAAATCTAGACTGTGTCTTATTTCCCTCCCCATGCAGAGACTTTTGGGCTCTAGCTTCATTCCAAACTGCCCCACCTCGGCTGGCTTTCTCCACATGGGCAAGCTCGTCTGGAAACTTGAGGACATCAGGATAGTCATTCTCACACAACTCAGCCAAGAAGTGTAACAATGTCATCTTCTGATCTGTGGACTTGGTGTCTCGAAGCttagagaaagaggagaaactgTTAAATCCTGACATGTCCAAGATGGCCTCCTGCCAACACTGAACTCATAGAGGCTGCAGCCTTCCTTGTGTTGTCCTGCCCTAACTCTTTGGCTCACCTTACAGAGGAAGCTGATATTGAAGCCAAAAGCACCAGCATTTCTGGAGCCAGCATTCATGTAATTTCCAACAAGCAAGGTAATCTCTAGGAGATTGGAAAAGCTCTCACTCTTACGTAACTCCTCACATGCAGCAGTGACAGACACAATCTCTGGCTTGATATTCTCCACTTGCTCGCTGAATTGTAGCTTGAAGAGAATGGCATTGAGGCGAGGCCGCAGTCGGGGCACAGTGCCCATCTAGTAGAGAACACAAGCAGTTCCATTACAGTCAAAAGAGGGCGAAGTCAGAAAAAGATACAGGCTTGAGCCTCCTATGGGAGGATCAGAGCTCCAgagcagggagaagagagagattaAGACAGGTTCAAAAACAGACAAGCGGCAAGGAGCAtatgcccaggctgctctctagAGGG
Coding sequences:
- the LOC134761469 gene encoding protein diaphanous homolog 1-like isoform X2; protein product: MPYQEIKNVILEVNEAVLTESMIQNLIKQMPEPEQLKMLSELKDEYDDLAESEQFGVVMGTVPRLRPRLNAILFKLQFSEQVENIKPEIVSVTAACEELRKSESFSNLLEITLLVGNYMNAGSRNAGAFGFNISFLCKLRDTKSTDQKMTLLHFLAELCENDYPDVLKFPDELAHVEKASRVSAENLQKNLDQMKKQISDVERDVQNFPAATDEKDKFVEKMTSFVKDAQEQYNKLRMMHSNMETLYKELGEYFLFDPKKLSVEEFFMDLHNFRNMFLQAVKENQKRRETEEKMRRAKLAKEKAEKERLEKQQKREQLIDMNAEGDETGVMDSLLEALQSGAAFRRKRGPRQDNLLCPWEVEEEEETFKLVTCVHAACSLLDLWAASPGMETVALGHGSAGREDLVKTWALAGCGDSCL
- the LOC134761469 gene encoding protein diaphanous homolog 1-like isoform X1 yields the protein MPYQEIKNVILEVNEAVLTESMIQNLIKQMPEPEQLKMLSELKDEYDDLAESEQFGVVMGTVPRLRPRLNAILFKLQFSEQVENIKPEIVSVTAACEELRKSESFSNLLEITLLVGNYMNAGSRNAGAFGFNISFLCKLRDTKSTDQKMTLLHFLAELCENDYPDVLKFPDELAHVEKASRVSAENLQKNLDQMKKQISDVERDVQNFPAATDEKDKFVEKMTSFVKDAQEQYNKLRMMHSNMETLYKELGEYFLFDPKKLSVEEFFMDLHNFRNMFLQAVKENQKRRETEEKMRRAKLAKEKAEKERLEKQQKREQLIDMNAEGDETGVMDSLLEALQSGAAFRRKRGPRQANRKAGCAVTSLLASELTKDDAMAAVPAKVSKNSETFPTILEEAKELVGRAS